From a region of the Panicum virgatum strain AP13 chromosome 2K, P.virgatum_v5, whole genome shotgun sequence genome:
- the LOC120680640 gene encoding uncharacterized protein LOC120680640 isoform X1: MAIDLNLLPEGDREAIPDLNEVVGGEESAASGEQDAINHGGNNEIVGEEEDPSIVVQEADAHGSGGQCLQHFDLNVEPDMFEEFNQEEDQGINTFTAHPMDMSDAPVDFEEFDEDELQGIESVMADYGVYADEVDIVFDQQAHRSKNLNEMQRQAIYAALLERSSNGEKKRYYQNCC; encoded by the exons ATGGCTATAGATCTAAACTTGCTTCCGGAGGGAGATAGAGAGGCAATACCTGACCTGAATGAAGTTGTAGGCGGAGAAGAATCTGCAGCAAGTGGGGAACAAGACGCCATCAACCATGGAGGCAACAACGAAATTGTAGGCGAGGAAGAAGATCCATCCATTGTTGTCCAAGAAGCTGATGCCCATGGCAGTGGTGGCCAATGTCTTCAACATTTTGATCTCAATGTTGAACCTGATATGTTTGAGGAATTTAATCAAG AAGAAGATCAGGGGATAAACACCTTCACTGCTCATCCTATGGATATGAGTGATGCACCTGTAGATTTCGAGGAGTTCGATGAAG ATGAACTCCAAGGCATTGAGAGTGTCATGGCGGACTATGGTGTCTATGCCGATGAGGTGGACATTGTATTTGATCAACAAGCACATAGATCAAAGAATCTGAATGAGATGCAAAGACAGGCCATATATGCAGCTTTGCTTGAGAGAAGTAGCAatggggaaaaaaaaagatactatCAAAATTGTTGCTGA
- the LOC120680640 gene encoding uncharacterized protein LOC120680640 isoform X2, translated as MAIDLNLLPEGDREAIPDLNEVVGGEESAASGEQDAINHGGNNEIVGEEEDPSIVVQEADAHGSGGQCLQHFDLNVEPDMFEEFNQEDQGINTFTAHPMDMSDAPVDFEEFDEDELQGIESVMADYGVYADEVDIVFDQQAHRSKNLNEMQRQAIYAALLERSSNGEKKRYYQNCC; from the exons ATGGCTATAGATCTAAACTTGCTTCCGGAGGGAGATAGAGAGGCAATACCTGACCTGAATGAAGTTGTAGGCGGAGAAGAATCTGCAGCAAGTGGGGAACAAGACGCCATCAACCATGGAGGCAACAACGAAATTGTAGGCGAGGAAGAAGATCCATCCATTGTTGTCCAAGAAGCTGATGCCCATGGCAGTGGTGGCCAATGTCTTCAACATTTTGATCTCAATGTTGAACCTGATATGTTTGAGGAATTTAATCAAG AAGATCAGGGGATAAACACCTTCACTGCTCATCCTATGGATATGAGTGATGCACCTGTAGATTTCGAGGAGTTCGATGAAG ATGAACTCCAAGGCATTGAGAGTGTCATGGCGGACTATGGTGTCTATGCCGATGAGGTGGACATTGTATTTGATCAACAAGCACATAGATCAAAGAATCTGAATGAGATGCAAAGACAGGCCATATATGCAGCTTTGCTTGAGAGAAGTAGCAatggggaaaaaaaaagatactatCAAAATTGTTGCTGA